From the genome of Streptomyces sp. NBC_01116, one region includes:
- a CDS encoding cytochrome c oxidase subunit 4, with the protein MKIQGQMFIWLSVFILAMAVVYGVWSKEPVGTTALFLAFGLSIMIGFYLAFTANRVDAMAQDNKEADVADEAGELGFFSPHSWQPLSLAVGGAFAFMGVVFGWWLMYFSAPLLLIGLFGWVFEYYRGENRTQ; encoded by the coding sequence GTGAAGATCCAGGGACAGATGTTCATCTGGCTGAGCGTCTTCATCCTCGCCATGGCCGTCGTGTACGGCGTGTGGTCCAAGGAGCCGGTCGGCACCACGGCCCTCTTCCTGGCCTTCGGGCTGTCCATCATGATCGGCTTCTACCTGGCCTTCACGGCCAACCGGGTCGACGCCATGGCCCAGGACAACAAGGAAGCGGACGTCGCCGACGAGGCGGGCGAGCTGGGGTTCTTCTCCCCGCACAGCTGGCAGCCCCTCTCCCTGGCGGTCGGCGGAGCCTTCGCCTTCATGGGCGTCGTCTTCGGCTGGTGGCTGATGTACTTCTCCGCACCCCTGCTCCTGATCGGCCTCTTCGGCTGGGTCTTCGAGTACTACCGGGGCGAGAACCGCACCCAG
- the ctaD gene encoding cytochrome c oxidase subunit I: MSILNESQGAAPADDSYEDELPVRRKQPGNIVVTWLTTTDHKTIGTLYLVTSFVFFCIGGLMALFMRAELARPGTQIMSNEQFNQAFTMHGTIMLLMFATPLFAGFANWIMPLQIGAPDVAFPRLNMFAYWLYLFGSLIAVAGFLTPQGAADFGWFAYSPLSDAVRSPGVGADMWIMGLAFSGFGTILGSVNFITTIICMRAPGMTMFRMPIFTWNVLLTGVLVLLAFPVLAAALFALEADRKFGAHIFDAANGGALLWQHLFWFFGHPEVYIIALPFFGIISEVIPVFSRKPMFGYIGLISATIAIAGLSVTVWAHHMYVTGGVLLPFFSFMTFLIAVPTGVKFFNWIGTMWKGSLSFETPMLWAVGFLITFTFGGLTGVILASPPMDFHVSDSYFVVAHFHYVIFGTVVFAMFSGFHFWWPKFTGKMLDERLGKITFWTLFVGFHGTFLVQHWLGAEGMPRRYADYLDADGFTALNTISTISSFLLGLSMLPFFYNVWKTAKYGKKIEVDDPWGYGRSLEWATSCPPPRHNFLTLPRIRSESPAFDLHHPEITALEQLDHLSESDKALAGGKEAGK, translated from the coding sequence GTGAGCATCCTCAACGAATCTCAGGGTGCCGCTCCGGCAGACGACTCGTACGAGGACGAGCTGCCCGTGCGGCGCAAGCAGCCGGGAAACATCGTCGTCACGTGGCTGACCACCACTGACCACAAGACGATCGGTACGCTCTACCTGGTCACGTCGTTCGTGTTCTTCTGCATCGGCGGACTCATGGCGCTCTTCATGCGCGCCGAGCTGGCCCGTCCGGGCACGCAGATCATGTCGAACGAGCAGTTCAACCAGGCGTTCACGATGCACGGCACGATCATGCTGCTGATGTTCGCGACGCCGCTGTTCGCCGGATTCGCGAACTGGATCATGCCGCTGCAGATCGGCGCGCCCGACGTGGCGTTCCCGCGGCTGAACATGTTCGCCTACTGGCTGTACCTCTTCGGCTCGCTCATCGCGGTGGCCGGCTTCCTCACCCCGCAGGGTGCGGCCGACTTCGGGTGGTTCGCCTACTCCCCGCTCTCGGACGCGGTCCGCTCGCCGGGCGTCGGCGCCGACATGTGGATCATGGGTCTGGCCTTCTCCGGCTTCGGCACGATCCTCGGCTCGGTCAACTTCATCACCACGATCATCTGCATGCGCGCACCCGGCATGACGATGTTCCGCATGCCGATCTTCACCTGGAACGTCCTGCTGACCGGTGTCCTGGTCCTGCTGGCCTTCCCGGTCCTCGCCGCCGCGCTCTTCGCACTGGAGGCGGACCGTAAATTCGGTGCGCATATCTTCGACGCGGCCAATGGCGGCGCATTGCTCTGGCAACACCTCTTCTGGTTCTTCGGCCATCCAGAGGTGTACATCATCGCGTTGCCATTCTTCGGAATCATTTCCGAGGTCATCCCGGTATTCAGCCGCAAGCCGATGTTCGGCTACATCGGTCTGATCTCCGCGACGATCGCCATCGCCGGCCTTTCCGTGACGGTGTGGGCACACCACATGTACGTCACGGGCGGTGTGCTGTTGCCGTTCTTCTCCTTCATGACGTTCCTCATCGCCGTACCGACAGGCGTGAAGTTCTTCAACTGGATCGGCACGATGTGGAAGGGGTCGTTGTCCTTCGAGACACCGATGCTCTGGGCCGTCGGCTTCCTGATCACCTTCACCTTCGGTGGTCTGACCGGCGTCATCCTCGCCTCGCCCCCGATGGACTTCCACGTCTCGGACTCGTACTTCGTCGTCGCGCACTTCCACTACGTCATCTTCGGCACCGTGGTCTTCGCGATGTTCTCCGGATTCCACTTCTGGTGGCCGAAGTTCACCGGCAAGATGCTGGACGAGCGGCTCGGCAAGATCACGTTCTGGACGCTGTTCGTGGGCTTCCACGGCACGTTCCTGGTGCAGCACTGGCTCGGTGCCGAGGGCATGCCGCGTCGTTACGCGGACTATCTCGACGCCGACGGCTTCACCGCGCTGAACACGATCTCGACGATCTCCTCGTTCCTGCTCGGCCTGTCGATGCTGCCGTTCTTCTACAACGTCTGGAAGACCGCGAAGTACGGCAAGAAGATCGAGGTCGACGACCCGTGGGGTTACGGCCGTTCGCTGGAGTGGGCGACCTCCTGCCCGCCGCCGCGGCACAACTTCCTCACGCTGCCGCGGATCCGTTCGGAATCCCCGGCGTTCGACCTGCACCACCCGGAGATCACGGCGCTCGAACAGCTCGACCACCTCTCCGAGTCGGACAAGGCCCTCGCCGGCGGCAAGGAGGCAGGCAAGTGA
- the coxB gene encoding cytochrome c oxidase subunit II, with the protein MSPNGSDRSSRRPMRRKLPQVLTAGLVLATASGCSYNWEDFPRLGMPTPVTEEAPRILSLWQGSWAAALVTGVLVWGLILWSVFFHRRSRTKVEVPPQTRYNMPIEALYTVVPLIIVSVLFYFTARDESKLLELSEKPAHTINVVGFQWSWGFNYIEKVDGQPAAGPEIPKELDAIPDRFHKDFPEGAGGVYDVGIPGTRNPQNGNPGPTLWLPKGEKVRFILTSRDVIHSFWVVPFLMKQDVIPGHTNAFEVTPNREGTFMGKCAELCGADHSRMLFNVKVVSPERYQQHLKELAEKGQTGYVPAGIAQTDPARNAEKNQL; encoded by the coding sequence GTGAGTCCCAACGGCTCCGACCGCTCGTCGCGGCGCCCGATGCGGCGGAAGCTGCCGCAGGTGCTGACTGCGGGCCTGGTCCTGGCGACGGCCTCCGGTTGTTCATACAACTGGGAGGATTTCCCCCGCCTCGGAATGCCCACTCCGGTTACGGAAGAGGCCCCTCGGATCCTCTCCCTCTGGCAAGGCTCGTGGGCGGCAGCGCTCGTCACGGGTGTCCTTGTCTGGGGACTGATCCTCTGGAGCGTCTTCTTCCACCGGCGCAGCAGGACCAAGGTGGAGGTACCTCCGCAGACCAGGTACAATATGCCCATCGAGGCGTTGTACACAGTGGTTCCCCTCATCATCGTCTCGGTGCTCTTCTACTTCACCGCGCGAGATGAGTCGAAGCTCCTAGAGCTCTCCGAAAAGCCCGCCCACACCATCAACGTGGTCGGCTTCCAGTGGAGCTGGGGCTTCAACTACATCGAGAAGGTGGATGGCCAGCCCGCGGCGGGCCCCGAGATCCCCAAGGAACTCGACGCCATCCCCGACCGGTTCCACAAGGACTTCCCCGAGGGCGCCGGCGGCGTCTACGACGTGGGCATCCCCGGAACCCGCAACCCGCAGAACGGCAACCCGGGTCCGACCCTGTGGCTGCCGAAGGGCGAGAAGGTCCGTTTCATCCTCACTTCGCGTGACGTCATCCACTCCTTCTGGGTGGTGCCGTTCCTCATGAAGCAGGACGTCATCCCGGGCCACACCAACGCGTTCGAGGTGACTCCCAACCGGGAGGGCACCTTCATGGGCAAGTGCGCCGAGCTCTGTGGCGCCGACCACTCCCGGATGCTCTTCAACGTCAAGGTCGTCTCCCCGGAGCGTTACCAGCAGCACCTCAAGGAGCTGGCTGAGAAGGGTCAGACGGGCTACGTGCCGGCAGGCATCGCGCAGACGGACCCGGCCAGGAATGCGGAGAAGAACCAACTGTGA
- a CDS encoding cysteine desulfurase/sulfurtransferase TusA family protein: MPYFDTASAAPLHPVARQALLAALDEGWADPARLYREGRRARLLLDAAREAAAEAVGCRPDELVFTSSGTTAVHAGIAGALSGRRRVGRHLALSAVEHSSVLHSAAAHEAAGGSVTEVPVDRTGAADPEVYGGALRADTALACLQSANHEVGTAQPVAEVAARCAEAGVPLLVDAAQSLGWGPVPGGWSLLTASAHKWGGPAGVGLLAVRKGVRFAPQGPAGERESGRAAGFENLPAIVAAAASLRAVRSEAAAESVRLRALVDRIRTVVAERVPDVEVVGDPERRLPHLVTFSCLYVDGETLLHELDRREFSVSSGSSCTSSTLVPSHVLKAMGVLSEGNVRVSLPAGTAAADVDRFLEVLPGVVAEVRERLGAPVSAPPSPGPAASLVVDALGRRCPIPVIELAKVIGEVAVGATVTVLADDEAARLDIPAWCEMRGQEYVGEEPADRGSAYVVRRLG; the protein is encoded by the coding sequence GTGCCCTACTTCGATACCGCCTCCGCCGCCCCCCTGCACCCCGTCGCACGCCAGGCGCTGCTTGCCGCGCTCGACGAGGGCTGGGCCGATCCCGCCCGTCTGTACCGGGAGGGGCGGCGGGCCAGGCTGCTCCTGGACGCGGCCCGGGAGGCCGCCGCGGAGGCCGTCGGCTGCCGCCCCGACGAGCTGGTCTTCACCTCCTCCGGGACGACGGCGGTGCACGCGGGAATTGCCGGGGCCCTTTCGGGGCGTCGGCGTGTCGGCCGCCATCTGGCCCTCTCCGCGGTCGAACACTCGTCGGTACTCCATTCGGCGGCGGCCCACGAGGCGGCGGGCGGCTCGGTCACCGAGGTCCCGGTGGACCGCACGGGGGCGGCGGACCCGGAGGTGTACGGCGGGGCGCTGCGGGCGGACACGGCGCTGGCCTGCCTCCAGTCGGCCAACCACGAGGTGGGCACCGCGCAGCCGGTCGCCGAGGTAGCCGCGCGCTGTGCGGAGGCCGGGGTGCCGCTGCTGGTGGACGCGGCGCAGTCGCTCGGCTGGGGGCCGGTCCCGGGGGGCTGGTCGCTGCTGACGGCGAGCGCGCACAAGTGGGGCGGTCCGGCCGGGGTCGGGCTGCTCGCGGTCCGCAAGGGGGTGCGCTTCGCGCCCCAAGGACCGGCCGGGGAGCGGGAGTCGGGGCGGGCGGCGGGGTTCGAGAACCTGCCGGCGATCGTGGCGGCGGCGGCCTCGTTGCGCGCCGTACGGAGCGAGGCGGCGGCGGAGTCGGTGCGGCTGCGGGCGCTGGTGGACCGGATCCGGACCGTGGTGGCCGAGCGGGTGCCCGATGTCGAGGTGGTGGGTGATCCGGAGCGGCGGCTGCCGCACCTGGTCACCTTCTCCTGTCTCTATGTCGACGGGGAGACCCTGCTGCACGAGCTGGACCGGAGGGAGTTCTCCGTGTCGTCCGGCTCGTCCTGCACGAGCAGCACCCTGGTTCCGAGCCACGTCCTCAAGGCGATGGGGGTGCTCTCGGAGGGGAACGTGCGGGTGTCGCTGCCGGCGGGCACGGCCGCGGCGGACGTGGACCGCTTCCTGGAGGTGCTGCCCGGGGTCGTCGCCGAGGTGCGCGAGCGGCTCGGCGCCCCGGTGTCCGCGCCCCCCTCCCCCGGGCCCGCCGCCTCCCTGGTGGTCGACGCGCTGGGCCGGCGCTGCCCGATCCCGGTGATCGAGCTCGCAAAGGTGATCGGGGAGGTAGCGGTGGGCGCCACGGTGACGGTGCTCGCCGATGACGAGGCGGCGCGACTGGACATCCCGGCCTGGTGCGAGATGCGGGGCCAGGAGTACGTGGGCGAGGAGCCGGCGGACCGCGGCTCGGCCTATGTGGTCCGCCGGCTCGGCTGA
- a CDS encoding carbohydrate kinase family protein, producing the protein MRIAVTGSIATDHLMTFPGRFADQLVADQLHTVSLSFLVDNLDVRRGGVAANICFGMGLLGTRPILVGAAGSDFDEYRAWLDRHGVETGSVRISEVLHTARFVCTTDADHNQIGSFYTGAMSEARLIELKSIADRFGGLDLVSIGADDPEAMLRHTEECRTRNIPFAADFSQQIARMDGEDIRILLDGATYLFSNEYEKGLIESKTGWSDEEILAKVGHRVTTLGARGVRIDRAGEPAIEVGCPEEDSKADPTGVGDAFRAGFLSGLAWGVGLERAAQVGCMLATLVIETVGTQEYTLRRTHFMDRFTKAYGHEAAAEVRQHLA; encoded by the coding sequence GTGCGTATTGCAGTCACCGGCTCGATCGCCACCGACCACCTCATGACCTTCCCCGGCCGCTTCGCCGACCAGCTGGTCGCGGATCAGCTGCACACGGTCTCCCTCTCCTTCCTGGTCGACAACCTCGATGTGCGCCGGGGCGGTGTCGCCGCCAACATCTGCTTCGGGATGGGCCTGCTCGGCACCCGCCCGATCCTGGTCGGCGCCGCGGGCTCCGACTTCGACGAGTACCGCGCCTGGCTCGACCGGCACGGCGTCGAGACCGGCTCGGTCCGTATCTCCGAGGTACTGCACACCGCCCGCTTCGTCTGCACCACCGACGCCGACCACAACCAGATCGGCTCCTTCTACACGGGCGCGATGAGCGAGGCCCGCCTCATCGAGCTGAAGAGCATCGCCGACCGCTTCGGCGGCCTGGACCTCGTCTCCATCGGAGCCGACGACCCCGAGGCGATGCTCCGCCACACCGAGGAGTGCCGCACCCGGAACATCCCGTTCGCCGCCGACTTCTCGCAGCAGATCGCACGGATGGACGGCGAGGACATCCGTATCCTCCTCGACGGCGCCACCTACCTCTTCTCCAACGAGTACGAGAAGGGGCTCATCGAGTCCAAGACCGGCTGGAGCGACGAGGAGATCCTCGCCAAGGTCGGCCACCGCGTCACCACGCTCGGCGCGCGCGGTGTCCGGATCGACCGGGCCGGCGAGCCGGCCATCGAGGTCGGCTGCCCCGAGGAGGACAGCAAGGCCGACCCCACCGGCGTCGGCGACGCCTTCCGGGCAGGCTTCCTCTCCGGCCTCGCCTGGGGCGTCGGCCTGGAGCGCGCCGCCCAGGTCGGCTGCATGCTCGCCACCCTGGTCATCGAGACGGTCGGCACCCAGGAGTACACCCTGCGCCGCACCCACTTCATGGACCGCTTCACGAAGGCGTACGGCCACGAGGCCGCCGCCGAGGTCCGGCAGCACCTGGCCTGA
- a CDS encoding HesB/IscA family protein, protein MSVSDETTTVSDGILLSDAAAGKVKGLLEQEGREDLALRVAVQPGGCSGLRYQLFFDERSLDGDVVKDFDGVKVVTDRMSAPYLGGASIDFVDTIEKQGFTIDNPNATGSCACGDSFS, encoded by the coding sequence ATGTCCGTATCGGACGAGACCACCACCGTGAGCGACGGCATCCTCCTGTCCGACGCCGCCGCCGGCAAGGTCAAGGGCCTGCTGGAGCAGGAAGGCCGCGAGGACCTGGCGCTGCGCGTCGCCGTTCAGCCCGGCGGTTGCTCGGGCCTGCGTTACCAGCTCTTCTTCGACGAGCGCTCGCTCGACGGTGACGTCGTGAAGGACTTCGACGGCGTCAAGGTCGTCACCGACCGGATGAGCGCCCCGTACCTGGGCGGCGCCTCCATCGACTTCGTCGACACCATCGAGAAGCAGGGCTTCACGATCGACAACCCGAACGCCACCGGCTCCTGCGCCTGCGGCGACTCGTTCAGCTAA
- the nadA gene encoding quinolinate synthase NadA yields the protein MRDVTTAQPLDVQPTPLALLLLGREADPRSERGVECPGDLPSPSDPDLVERARAAKEKLGDKVFVLGHHYQRDEVIQFADVTGDSFKLARDAAARPEAEYIVFCGVHFMAESADILTTDAQAVVLPDLAAGCSMADMATAEQVAECWDVLTEAGVADQVVPVSYMNSSADIKAFTGKHGGTICTSSNAKRALEWAFEQGEKILFLPDQHLGRNTAVRDLGLSLEDCVLYNPHKPNGGLTAEQLRDAKMILWRGHCSVHGRFSVESVEDVRARMPGVNVLVHPECKHEVVAAADYVGSTEYIIKALEAAPAGSKWAIGTELNLVQRLANRFAAEDKEIVFLDKTVCFCSTMNRIDLPHLVWTLESLAEGKLVNRIEVDPETEKYAKLALERMLALP from the coding sequence GTGCGTGACGTGACCACGGCCCAGCCCCTGGACGTACAGCCGACACCGCTCGCGCTGCTGCTGCTCGGCCGTGAGGCCGACCCGAGGAGCGAGCGCGGCGTCGAATGCCCCGGCGACCTGCCCTCCCCGTCCGACCCGGACCTGGTGGAGCGCGCCCGCGCCGCGAAGGAGAAGCTCGGGGACAAGGTCTTCGTCCTCGGCCACCACTACCAGCGCGACGAGGTCATCCAGTTCGCGGACGTCACCGGCGACTCGTTCAAGCTGGCCCGCGACGCGGCCGCCCGCCCGGAGGCCGAGTACATCGTCTTCTGCGGCGTCCACTTCATGGCGGAGTCCGCGGACATCCTGACCACGGACGCCCAGGCGGTCGTGCTGCCCGACCTGGCGGCCGGCTGCTCGATGGCCGACATGGCCACCGCCGAGCAGGTCGCCGAGTGCTGGGACGTGCTGACGGAGGCCGGGGTCGCCGATCAGGTGGTACCCGTCTCGTACATGAACTCCTCCGCCGACATCAAGGCCTTCACCGGCAAGCACGGCGGCACGATCTGCACGTCGTCCAACGCGAAGCGGGCCCTGGAGTGGGCCTTCGAGCAGGGCGAGAAGATCCTCTTCCTCCCCGACCAGCACCTGGGCCGCAACACGGCCGTGCGGGACCTGGGGCTGAGCCTCGAGGACTGCGTCCTCTACAACCCGCACAAGCCCAACGGCGGCCTCACCGCCGAGCAGCTGCGCGACGCGAAGATGATCCTGTGGCGCGGGCACTGCTCGGTCCACGGCCGCTTCTCGGTCGAGTCGGTCGAGGACGTCCGCGCCCGGATGCCCGGGGTCAACGTGCTGGTGCACCCGGAGTGCAAGCACGAGGTCGTCGCCGCCGCGGACTACGTGGGCTCGACGGAGTACATCATCAAGGCCCTGGAGGCGGCCCCGGCCGGCTCGAAGTGGGCCATCGGCACGGAGCTGAACCTGGTCCAGCGGCTGGCGAACCGTTTCGCCGCGGAGGACAAGGAGATCGTCTTCCTCGACAAGACGGTCTGCTTCTGCTCGACGATGAACCGCATCGACCTGCCGCACCTGGTCTGGACCCTGGAGTCGCTGGCCGAGGGCAAGCTGGTCAACCGGATCGAGGTCGACCCGGAGACGGAGAAGTACGCGAAGCTCGCCCTGGAGCGGATGCTCGCGCTGCCGTAG
- a CDS encoding tetratricopeptide repeat protein: MGYEDRGTGVGDEARGAGAGHGARQEVRREDAADDASARAGEARAELARAEEEVRGLRAAAEQDPGGDTPLLAGALHRLSNLLSAAGDRTGALPPAKEAARIYAELGMKRPGDFQAELALAMGALGDRVADTGDPAAAVPFAKQAVRLQRELVEEEQPGASVPALAAYLLTCATRLAGAGEVVEAVPRAEEAVGLLRGLAEEDPAAFLPRLAEALHALGGHRAAVSDASGAVEAAEEACGLFRALPAERPDVIRPELAAALDGLAGHLDKAGEAGAGLRVAEEAVALYRESAARRPAVFRPGLAAALRTLARCLAGTGDPQGALPPAREAVDLLREQGDAVLADLADSLQVLGTYVELNGDAEGAVEAFWEAVALHRSLALEVPGAPDAALVSALDDLARALARTGEHAAAIEEFDETVKEFAGAGPEAARRLVVERSAFLLRCPAPWPATGVSELVNWLDEDAERTGGADTVTVRARQALRAYGDTAAVHTAWEDETFTPVPDWLALSPGTLDLVVAWMFAPDWPRSRDFWSEHAEALGGEQAASALDELAVLDPHGARRHALLREAVLAHGVTAAYDPLILREQLAQWLECADWTESRAYLEEHPRLLTVQPPDDTPLAHVAMLDIGRTEGLDAAYRLVEDREALQAYVDRALEAGNGVALMHGGGIEGQVFGDRLSSLTHAQVALVLAGATEGFEPDDLAALLHKASEETRSRLVRETAALGARHPDPHGRTWDRIIQALGGDV; the protein is encoded by the coding sequence ATGGGTTACGAGGACCGCGGGACGGGCGTCGGCGACGAGGCGCGGGGAGCGGGCGCGGGGCACGGGGCGCGGCAGGAGGTGCGGCGGGAGGACGCCGCCGACGACGCGTCGGCGCGTGCCGGAGAGGCGCGTGCGGAGCTGGCGCGTGCGGAGGAGGAGGTGCGCGGCCTGCGGGCCGCCGCCGAGCAGGACCCCGGCGGCGACACGCCCCTGCTGGCGGGGGCCCTGCACCGGCTCTCGAACCTGCTCTCCGCCGCCGGGGACCGCACCGGCGCGCTGCCCCCGGCGAAGGAGGCCGCGCGGATCTACGCCGAGCTCGGCATGAAGCGCCCCGGCGACTTCCAGGCGGAGCTGGCCCTGGCCATGGGCGCCCTGGGCGACCGCGTCGCCGACACCGGGGACCCGGCGGCCGCCGTGCCGTTCGCGAAGCAGGCCGTGCGGCTCCAGCGCGAGCTGGTCGAGGAGGAGCAGCCGGGCGCGTCCGTCCCGGCGCTCGCCGCGTACCTCCTGACCTGTGCCACGCGCCTGGCGGGCGCCGGAGAGGTCGTGGAGGCCGTGCCCCGTGCCGAGGAGGCGGTCGGCCTCCTCCGCGGCCTCGCCGAGGAGGATCCGGCGGCCTTCCTCCCCCGGCTCGCCGAGGCTCTCCACGCCCTCGGCGGCCACCGTGCGGCCGTGAGCGACGCCTCCGGGGCGGTCGAAGCGGCCGAGGAGGCCTGCGGCCTCTTCCGCGCGCTCCCGGCCGAGCGGCCGGACGTCATCCGTCCGGAGCTGGCCGCGGCGCTCGACGGCCTGGCCGGTCACCTGGACAAGGCCGGTGAGGCGGGGGCGGGTCTGCGGGTGGCGGAGGAAGCCGTCGCCCTGTACCGCGAGTCGGCCGCGCGGCGCCCCGCGGTCTTCCGGCCCGGCCTCGCCGCCGCCCTGCGCACCCTCGCCCGGTGCCTGGCCGGCACCGGCGACCCGCAGGGGGCCCTGCCCCCGGCGCGGGAGGCCGTCGACCTCCTGCGTGAACAGGGGGACGCGGTCCTGGCCGATCTGGCCGACTCCCTCCAGGTGCTCGGCACCTACGTGGAGCTGAACGGGGACGCCGAGGGGGCGGTGGAGGCGTTCTGGGAGGCGGTGGCCCTCCACCGGTCCCTGGCACTGGAGGTCCCCGGCGCCCCCGACGCCGCCCTGGTCTCAGCCCTCGACGACCTGGCCCGGGCACTGGCCCGTACCGGCGAGCACGCGGCGGCGATCGAGGAGTTCGACGAGACCGTCAAGGAGTTCGCCGGGGCCGGCCCGGAGGCCGCCCGGCGTCTGGTCGTGGAGCGGAGCGCCTTCCTGCTGCGCTGCCCGGCCCCCTGGCCCGCGACCGGGGTGAGCGAGCTGGTGAACTGGCTCGACGAGGACGCGGAGAGGACCGGCGGCGCGGACACCGTGACCGTACGGGCCCGGCAGGCGCTGCGCGCGTACGGTGACACGGCGGCGGTGCACACGGCCTGGGAGGACGAGACCTTCACGCCCGTGCCGGACTGGCTCGCGCTGTCGCCGGGGACGCTGGATCTCGTCGTCGCGTGGATGTTCGCGCCCGACTGGCCGCGCTCACGCGACTTCTGGTCCGAGCATGCCGAGGCCCTGGGCGGTGAACAGGCGGCGTCGGCCCTGGACGAACTGGCCGTGCTGGACCCGCACGGCGCGCGGCGGCACGCCCTGCTCCGTGAGGCCGTCCTCGCCCACGGGGTGACCGCCGCCTACGATCCGCTGATCCTGCGGGAGCAGTTGGCCCAGTGGCTGGAGTGCGCGGACTGGACGGAGTCGCGGGCCTACCTGGAGGAGCACCCGCGCCTGCTGACCGTCCAGCCGCCCGACGACACCCCGCTGGCCCATGTCGCGATGCTGGACATCGGCCGCACCGAGGGGCTGGACGCCGCGTACCGCCTGGTCGAGGACCGTGAGGCCCTCCAGGCGTACGTGGACCGGGCGTTGGAGGCCGGGAACGGCGTCGCGCTGATGCACGGCGGGGGCATCGAGGGCCAGGTCTTCGGCGACCGGCTCTCCTCGCTCACCCACGCGCAGGTGGCCCTGGTGCTCGCGGGGGCCACCGAGGGCTTCGAACCGGACGACCTGGCGGCGCTCCTGCACAAGGCGTCCGAGGAGACCCGGTCCCGGCTGGTGCGGGAGACGGCCGCCCTCGGCGCCCGCCACCCCGACCCGCACGGGAGGACATGGGACCGGATCATCCAGGCGCTGGGCGGGGACGTCTGA